CCTTACTGCTTCAGACTCTCAAGAACACGTTGCTTGTCTGATTCCCCAACTGAATACTActccaaaaaattcaatttatttatttttggttacaaCCAAAGAATTCAATTCTATTCTCCAATGTTaaaatgtttaactttttgaataaataatttctaTAAATTGAATGTTTAAAGAGTGTCCCGGACAAATAAATTGATCAAGGTTTATCTCAAGTAAATTAATATCCATCCATACAATACACTGAAcgtcattatatattttttggaagCATGTGCATCACAAACAAATATTTATAcaattttcatataattttattatacacAAGTTAACTTCTTGAAATTACATATTCACCGCGGCCGAACTCCAAATTATTAGAATTACATATTCATTGAAGCATATGCAACACTTGTATGCATCAACATTATCACTCTGTCCCTGGTCACAAGCCAAGCAAGCTAATCAATCTCACTGCTCCTAGTCACTTTAGTGAACCTAAAAATTTCTTGAGGACAATTAATAGCTGCAACAATAGGCTTCAACTTCTCAAAGCTCTTGATAATAATCAAAAACATAATTCTATACACTAGAGCCATTCCAACCAAAATAGTAAAATCCACCCACTTTGAGTAATTCATTTCCATTTGCCAAAAGTTTTTCAATATCTCTTCACCACTAACTATCACTTGATTACTACTAGTGAATATTAGACCTTGAAACTCATTCTTGAACAATCCTTGATATGCATATTTGTGAAGTGAAATATAGTGCAAAGGGTATTTCCAAAATGGCTTTGGTATATCACTTGGTAGCCTATAGAATCCACCATCTAACATCATTACTCCCAATATTCCAGTACCAATGATTATTCCCATTAGGAAATTTGGAACCATACTTGCAACAATCATCATGAGACCTTCAACTAAGAAGACAGATATAAAAAGCATAGATATAAAGTACACAAATTGTTCATGTCCTTGGTGAAGTCCAACTAGGTAATAAACCAATGTTCCTGGGATTAATGACATCAATAGCAAGAATGGAATTGCAGATAATGTGTTGCCAATGGTAAATGCAGTCACACCATAATGTCCATTAAGTCTCTCTCGTTCAAATACCTAATCAGAACACTAAAATATTAAGGATTGTGGCATATATTTACTAACGACAACTAGGCTAAATTGCATTTCTGGCTCtctaattttcacaaacttgcgattttggccccttaaCATTCACAAatttgcgattttggcccctgACCAAGTCAACGCAAATGTGGCAACTTGCAAGTGACTTACATGTCGCGTCATCATGACTTGCCATGCAGACAATGACTCACATACCACGTCAGCATATGTGGCAAGCCATACTGATGGATGTGGCATTTGAGTCATTTTCCTCGTGGCAATACATGCGGAAATGACATGTGAGTGACGTGCCACATGTGTGTTGGCTTGGTCAAAATTAGTGGGGGACTAACCTTTTGCAAAATGGGCTAAAGTTAGGGGGACAAAATctcaagtttgtgaaagttagggggTCAATAGTGCTATTTTGTAAATTAAgaggccaaaattgcaagtttgtaaaaaattacttaatttACCTTCATATCTTCCACAAAAGAAGGGAATCCACAAACAGTTATGAATGTCAAGAATGTAACAACAAACACAAGCAATGAACCTCTAGCCTGAAAccatcaaatttaatttaaaattagcTTTTCACAAGATTATGATATAAAGTActagtttatatttatatacaagTTTTGTGAATGGTAAGTTGTAAAACTCACTCTTAACACAACATGTCTTACCTGAATTGATTCACTGCTTGAACCAATGTGAAAGAACATTGTACCAAGACTTAAAGCCAATGCACCATAGATAAGTAGGCGTAACCAATAATAGCCTGCTTCGCGATACATATTCACGAAAGATCTTCTTGTTAGAATGAGACACTGAGTTAAAAAATCAGCATGTCTTTTCTTCTCCATTGTGTCCAAGACCTGCATCGATttgttcatcaattttttttgtgatcTTAGTTCACATGATTTCCATATTAAATTATGTTCTTTAATGATCACAACTCGATTGTTATCGGCTTACTCAccctttttttaatttgataaagTTCTTTTTGAACTTGGTGACTAATTTGAGATGAATCATATGATTTAACAAGAATGTGAATTGCTTCCTCTGTGCTTAGCCCTCCACCTAGTCCTTTCTCAGGGTCCTGCAAATAATAAgtgattattatttattagtatttAGCTAACTGAAACCTGAAGCCAATTCCACTTTTTGCAGTTAATACAAGAACAATAAAAACTCTAATTACCTCTTCAAAATCATTGTTAATTGTTTTTACAAAGTGATCAGAAGGACTCTGGAGACTTGGGCAGGGAAAACCATTTGATGAAAAAAACTGCAGCAAAAAGTAAAAGTAAATTATTCATTGGTTTTCAAtggtaaaattaaaaattaatgtgtGGATAAGTTTTGTCAATCACGAATTGCGTAAATTAgtagcttgttcaaaaaaatttggtcaactaggcaagtagcctagtgactagaatttcactttttaaagtgaataagtcggagtaccagggttcgaaccccggtccctGCATATTTCATGCAATGTCCCTATCAAATGAGCTACGCTCACGGAAACAatagtgatttgttcaaatttttctATGTTATAGcggctatttgacaacactgatgTGTTAAGTGGCTTGAAGAATCCATTTCCAACCTTATTTGCAGCAGAGACAGGTCCAAAGTAAACTGTTTTCCCAGAAGACAGAAGACAAAGGTTATGAAAAAGTCGAAAAATTACGTTACTTGGTTGATGAATAGATGCAATAATAGTCATTTGAATACCATCCTTTTTATTTAAACCAGAAATTCTACTCATAACATGATAAGATGCAGCACTATCAAGTCCACTAGTTGGTTCATCAAGAAAGAGAAGTCTAGGATGTGTTAATATCTCAATGCAAATGCTAACTCTCCTCTTTTGTCCACCACTTATGCCTTTAGATTTCCACCCTCCAATTCTTGTGTTGATTGAATCTTGTAGCCCCATTTCTTTGATTATGAAATCTGCTCTCTCTTGTTTCTCTAATTTGGACATTGAATCTGGTAATTGAAGTTGAGCTGAATAGTACACAGCTTCTCTAACTGTTAGAGTATTCAAAATTGTATCATCTTCTGTTACATATGCCTGATTTCAGTTAAGAGAGAAGCAAAAGTGATTATTAATGAAAAATGTACTATTTTGAGAAGAGTTTGTTGAGAAGCTAAGACAAAAAATTCTTACAGATGTTCCATAAGCTAGTGCTTGTTTGCGGCCATTTATTAGTATCTTCCCTGTTTGTTTTGTCTTAGAGCCTAATCTTCCTGAAAATTCATATCAAGTATAAGATATAATTATTGTGTTTCAAAAGATATGAACTAGTGAAATTGAGTTAAGCATGAACTTGCTTCTATGCAAAGTTAATTTGGCACACAGAAGTTTATTTAGAACTAGTGGGATATCCCTATAGCTATTTACATTTTGtaaatgaaaacaacttattacACAAGTCAAATAAATTGTGATGTTTTGAAGGTCGTCGTAGGATCTAGGTTTTCTGCAGTCATAACTTTCTGACTATACGTAGTTAGCCACATTTTGACCGTACAATTAAGATCGGATTTCTAAATTTCAATCtgcatattatatattattaaaaaaaaaactgcaatgtGATCTCATCGGACGGTCCATATGTGGCTAAGTGAGTGCAGTCACACTACACGCAATTCAAATCCATAAACTATTAGGCAAGAATTTTAGTATACACGTACAAAATATCTTTTGAGTGGCATTATTAGGTGACAATTATATAGTACAATTCATATATGAATTTCTACAAATTTGAGGCCAATGATACCATGAATTAGAATACCTGCTAAAGCATCAAGAAGAGTGGATTTGCCACAACCAGAAGGGCCCATTATAGCTAAGAGTTGTCCTGGTTTAGCATAGCCTTTTAGACCTTCAAGTATTGGTTTCCTTCCATTGTTTCCATTTGAAACAGTCACCCAAAGATCCTCCCATGTCAAGAAAATTCCTTCCACCTTATCATTTTCTACTGATTTGGTTGCTTCCACCTCAAATGTGGACTCAAATTCCACATTGGTTGGCAAAATTTTGGAGCTATTGTCTTGCTCATAATCATTAGCTTGAAGTTGAAGAAAAGAACTCATGGTAATAGTtatgttgtgtgtgtgtgtgtgtttggcGTTTGGCCTATGCTATTAAAAGTGAGAAATATCATGCATTAAGGtggtataataataataataatatggtcTCAATAATGTTCCAAAAGCTACTTAGGACTTACTGTATTAATATTTTGTATGTTATATAGCAACTGTTAAAAGAATTTAACACAAAGGTAGAATGCCAAACAGAAAATATGCCACTTGAGGAAATTTTATGATCGACAACATGATAAAGTAATTGGACAGAAATTACTGAGTCATTGTGATTGTCTGCTGCACTACTGACAATAAAAGTTACTGTGATGTGGGGAAATTCTACTGCACCTCATCTTTGTACCTACCTCCCAGTTATTATATTTCAATggaaaaaatgttatttatttctACTTGGACAGTCTGTTTTACTGTAAGAACattgaataaaaattacttATACTGTTGACAGTTTTGCATTGAATAAAATATTGTCTCACAATGTGTTTATAGGTGCTGGACTCAAATTCAATTTCAGCATAAGACATGCTGACGGGTCACGTGAGTCGATATCCACGTTTGAAAGACATGTTGATCTGTCATGTGAGTCACTGTCCACGTATGTGTTAACTTGGTCAAAATCAATGATGTGCGGTATTATGCCAAGTGAATATCTAGCTAAAAAGTGTAGAAATGTAAGGTACTCAAAAAGGTTCTAGAGTTTAGACATTCATTCAAAGCACAGGAAATGTCCTCATCAGTCCAGAGAGCATACACATAATGTACAGCTTCTTCTTGTCAGTTCCAAAGAATTTTCAACCAAAAGAGCCACCGAATTGCATTATTTTTTACTGGTCCcagtatataatatttttaaaaggtatatatgatttttaaggAAAGATAAGTATAGTAAATGTGTTGAAGAAACAAAATGCCCAAACACATAGGGCACTTAAATGTTATATGTGAACAGTTGTTGAAGTTAGTTGAGTTCTCAGTTAATGGATATATGGATCCAAAGTCCAGACTGACATGTTTGATAATTGCTTTTGTCCTTCAAATTCCTCCAAATTcgccaaaaatatatttttcgaTCGTGTATATTTTACCTAGAGATATTTTTCAGTAATATTTTTTCTATTGAAAAATATCTTtaaattgtgtattttatttatctGAGCAATTCGACTAGAAAAGAGCAGTTTCCAGCTCAACTCATATTTTTCAGTAGTCTTTTAATAGAGAAGAGCAATTCATGACATTTTTTGGACCTTGAACTTGaaccaacccaaaaaagtgtgTACTATAGGTACTGTAGCAATAGTTATTTTACTGATCGAACACTTTCGCTTGGAAGCTTGCTAATGAGATTCATAGTATTCGGAGGATGCTAGAAAATGACTGGGAGGTGGTTATTACTCACTCGCTGCGTGAGGGAAATGCTTGTGCGgatgttttggcaaaaatgGGTGCTATCTCGAACTTGCCTTTGGTGAAGATCTCTACTCCGCCTAGTGATCTGTTGAGACCTCTTTTGGAGGATGCTTGGGGTGTAGAGTTTATTAGGGAGTAATCCCATTGTtgtcttcttttcttttcttctcttatgtaacaaaaaaaaaaagactctcCTCAAATTAAtactagtgttttttttttttcaaaagataaCTATATTAAGCTCAAATTCATTAAAAATGTGGGGATAACTATATTCAGGTTCTGATTCTGCATATTACATACATTGTTCTTACCAACTTTAGAATCACATGAAAATCGACCTTAGTAAATCCTCAAGCACAACACAACTCCAAACAGTCCAACACCCCCCACAATTCCGTTAAATAagcactatttatttatttatttatacttgtAAATAAactacttttttcttttctttctataaCACTACTATTTACCCTCCAATATTCTTTTTTCCCCCTATCATGTAGAAGGATGTTTTATCTCTAGGcctcccatgtatcttttataacCCCAAATTTTCTAATTTTGCCGTTGCTAATTttctaattttgcccttgctaaaaacttcggttcgcagaaaccgaagttttttctagttcaaattcagggaaaatccggttaacagaaaccgatttttttttcaaggcaaaaaaaattcagttcgtagcaaccgaagtttttattgaagggcaaaaaagtaaaatccgcgggggggggggggggggggggggggagaaCAAGGGGGCCTAAATAAAAAACATCATGTAGAAGTCTATAACATTAATTCTCGAATAATTTTGGTGGGCTGTCCAGCCAAGGCCCAAGTGAAGTATAAGGGATGGGGGTGCAATTAGAATAGATGATCTGGGAGAGAAAAATAGAGATTTTTATATTAACCCACTCATTCTCTCCTCTGTTGCATGCGCGCAAAAAATAGCATTTCCACCATTGCATCGTGAAGCTTTTCTCACTTTTTTTGCATACATGTGAGTTCTTCTCTACTTTTTGTGCTCCATCAATACTATTGGTGAATGATAAACTCGAAATTTGAACTAGTTATTGTGTCAATTTCTATTAACCTGTTGACATTTGAATATGTAATATTGTTTTCTATGAACCCTAAGTTATGATGATTAGagataatttttcatgaatCCGTAACGGATAAATAGATTCTAGGGACGAAACCGATAGAATCGAGTCTCAAAGTAGGAATTCTAATGAATTGAGTAGAATTCGGTACAAATGAGATTATGTAAACATAAATGAGagagttttgatttttgagagaagaagataattAATTGTTCATTCATGGATTGATTATCAAATGAGACTCAAGGCCTTTAAATACAACTCTCAGGGCTAAaagagtaaataacataaaataaactatttatttaaaataaactattaaactaTACTTAATTCCTGTCACAATACCCTCCCCTTCAAacatccttgtcctcaaggatgaAAATTTTCAAGTTCCATGCTTAGGAGGTGAAGTCTTCCATTTCAGCAGAATTAAAGGAACATTAACACTTCCCCTTTCAATCATTTTCCTATGTAGAATAGCCACAACAAGATCATCATTGGCAGCAAATTTCCAAGTGTCATGCTTAAGTGGTAAATCCCTCCATTTTAGCAAAA
This portion of the Trifolium pratense cultivar HEN17-A07 linkage group LG3, ARS_RC_1.1, whole genome shotgun sequence genome encodes:
- the LOC123912736 gene encoding ABC transporter G family member 1-like — its product is MSSFLQLQANDYEQDNSSKILPTNVEFESTFEVEATKSVENDKVEGIFLTWEDLWVTVSNGNNGRKPILEGLKGYAKPGQLLAIMGPSGCGKSTLLDALAGRLGSKTKQTGKILINGRKQALAYGTSAYVTEDDTILNTLTVREAVYYSAQLQLPDSMSKLEKQERADFIIKEMGLQDSINTRIGGWKSKGISGGQKRRVSICIEILTHPRLLFLDEPTSGLDSAASYHVMSRISGLNKKDGIQMTIIASIHQPSNVIFRLFHNLCLLSSGKTVYFGPVSAANKFFSSNGFPCPSLQSPSDHFVKTINNDFEEDPEKGLGGGLSTEEAIHILVKSYDSSQISHQVQKELYQIKKRVLDTMEKKRHADFLTQCLILTRRSFVNMYREAGYYWLRLLIYGALALSLGTMFFHIGSSSESIQARGSLLVFVVTFLTFITVCGFPSFVEDMKVFERERLNGHYGVTAFTIGNTLSAIPFLLLMSLIPGTLVYYLVGLHQGHEQFVYFISMLFISVFLVEGLMMIVASMVPNFLMGIIIGTGILGVMMLDGGFYRLPSDIPKPFWKYPLHYISLHKYAYQGLFKNEFQGLIFTSSNQVIVSGEEILKNFWQMEMNYSKWVDFTILVGMALVYRIMFLIIIKSFEKLKPIVAAINCPQEIFRFTKVTRSSEID